One Chlorobaculum limnaeum genomic window carries:
- a CDS encoding glycosyltransferase, with protein sequence MHDGIDTALVRPEPSVTFALDDGVMLSRGDEVITFVNRNLEPYRGFHIFMRALPELLRQRPSARVLIVGGEDVSYGARPADGVSWKQRFSDEVRPQMNGEAWSRIHFLGRIPYSRFIELLQLSTVHVYLTYPFVLSWRLLEAMSAGCAIVASDTAPVREAIRHDETGRLVDFFDARALAGDIAALLDDPERRRALGERARQFVQRHYDLRRVCLPGQIAWVERLESR encoded by the coding sequence ATGCACGACGGCATCGACACCGCGCTTGTCAGGCCGGAGCCTTCCGTCACCTTTGCGCTCGATGACGGCGTAATGCTGAGTCGTGGCGACGAGGTGATCACTTTCGTGAACCGGAACCTCGAACCCTATCGCGGCTTTCACATCTTCATGCGTGCTTTGCCCGAGCTGCTTCGCCAGCGTCCATCCGCCCGCGTGCTTATCGTGGGTGGCGAGGACGTAAGCTACGGCGCGCGTCCGGCGGATGGGGTGAGCTGGAAGCAACGCTTTTCCGACGAAGTCCGTCCGCAGATGAACGGGGAGGCGTGGAGCCGCATCCACTTCCTTGGCAGGATTCCCTATTCGCGCTTCATCGAGCTCCTGCAACTTTCGACCGTGCATGTCTATCTCACCTATCCCTTCGTGCTCTCCTGGAGACTGCTCGAAGCGATGAGCGCCGGGTGCGCTATCGTCGCGAGCGACACCGCGCCGGTCAGGGAGGCGATCCGCCACGATGAAACCGGTCGCCTCGTCGATTTCTTCGATGCGCGGGCGCTCGCCGGTGATATTGCCGCGCTGCTTGACGACCCGGAGCGGCGACGCGCCCTCGGAGAGCGCGCCCGCCAGTTCGTCCAGCGCCACTACGATCTTCGCCGGGTCTGCCTGCCGGGCCAGATCGCATGGGTGGAGCGGCTTGAGTCCCGATGA
- a CDS encoding SO_0444 family Cu/Zn efflux transporter has protein sequence MKVLIDIMVASWSVLLDAAPWVLFGFLVAGLVKAFVPEKLVAAHLGRGLSSIVKASAIGVPIPLCSCGVIPAAAGLKKQGAGKGAVASFLVSTPETGIDSIAITWALLDPLMTLLRPVAAFVTAIATGIAVNFTEKGEPAAEPPSDVAPSGACCSCGCGHNSVEEPGVAQKIRSGISFAFGDLLGDVGGWLFGGVLLAGLISVFVSGQLVERYLSNDIIAMLMMLAISVPMYVCATSSTPIVAALALKGISPGAALVFLLAGPATNAASLPVISKLLGKRATAVYLAVIVLMSLLFGVLANHLYGWLGLNPKSWVNGGAHEEGGVFAIASALLLALLVARSRFAAWRAARQR, from the coding sequence ATGAAGGTTCTGATCGATATAATGGTGGCTTCGTGGTCGGTTTTGCTCGATGCCGCGCCGTGGGTGCTGTTTGGATTTCTGGTTGCTGGTCTCGTCAAGGCGTTCGTGCCTGAAAAGCTGGTGGCGGCTCATCTTGGCCGCGGGCTGTCGAGCATCGTGAAGGCTTCGGCGATCGGTGTGCCGATTCCGCTGTGCAGTTGCGGAGTGATTCCGGCGGCGGCAGGTCTCAAGAAACAGGGTGCGGGAAAGGGGGCGGTCGCCTCATTTCTCGTTTCCACTCCCGAAACCGGCATCGATTCGATCGCGATCACCTGGGCGTTGCTCGATCCGCTGATGACGCTTCTCAGGCCGGTCGCGGCTTTCGTGACGGCAATCGCCACCGGTATTGCTGTCAACTTCACCGAAAAAGGGGAGCCTGCCGCCGAACCGCCGTCTGACGTCGCACCATCCGGCGCCTGTTGCTCCTGTGGTTGCGGCCACAACAGCGTCGAGGAGCCGGGAGTGGCGCAGAAGATCAGGTCGGGAATCTCCTTTGCGTTCGGCGATCTGCTTGGCGATGTAGGGGGATGGCTCTTTGGCGGCGTGCTGCTTGCCGGTTTGATCTCGGTGTTCGTTTCCGGGCAGTTGGTCGAGCGTTACCTTTCGAACGACATAATCGCCATGCTCATGATGCTGGCGATTTCGGTGCCGATGTACGTCTGCGCGACCTCATCGACGCCCATCGTGGCGGCGCTTGCCCTGAAAGGCATCTCGCCCGGCGCGGCGCTCGTTTTCCTGCTGGCTGGCCCCGCGACCAATGCCGCCTCATTGCCGGTGATTTCGAAACTGCTCGGCAAGAGGGCCACGGCGGTCTACCTGGCGGTCATCGTGCTGATGTCTCTCCTGTTCGGAGTGCTCGCCAATCACCTTTACGGCTGGCTTGGTTTGAACCCGAAAAGCTGGGTGAACGGCGGAGCGCACGAAGAGGGCGGTGTCTTCGCCATCGCTTCGGCGCTGCTTCTCGCCTTGCTGGTGGCGCGATCCCGTTTCGCCGCATGGCGGGCCGCCCGTCAGCGCTGA
- a CDS encoding ArsR/SmtB family transcription factor, translating to MTEKDQVLCQEMCDHPDLVDAVRHSMPQDGAQEELAQLFKVLGDQTRVKILNALCRSELCVCDLVSVLGMNQSAVSHQLRVLRDSRIVRSRKQGKNVLYSLDDRHIAELIRIGFEHVQEG from the coding sequence ATGACAGAAAAAGATCAGGTGCTGTGCCAGGAGATGTGCGACCATCCCGATCTGGTCGATGCTGTTCGTCACTCCATGCCGCAGGATGGGGCGCAAGAGGAGCTGGCTCAGCTTTTCAAGGTGCTCGGTGACCAGACGAGGGTGAAGATACTCAACGCCCTGTGCCGTTCGGAGCTTTGCGTTTGCGATCTTGTTTCCGTTCTCGGCATGAACCAGTCGGCCGTATCGCATCAGTTGCGGGTGCTGCGGGATAGCCGGATCGTCAGGTCGAGGAAGCAGGGAAAGAATGTGCTCTACAGTCTCGATGACCGTCACATCGCCGAACTTATCAGGATCGGCTTCGAGCATGTGCAGGAGGGATAA
- a CDS encoding HlyD family efflux transporter periplasmic adaptor subunit, giving the protein MSIGSLFKRKTSDPEPEPREGLKPRHTDTRSPVKIGIWILVIGFGGFILWASLAPLDEGVPCQGLVSIATKRKVVQHRFGGTVTEVLAQEGQKVAKDDLLMVLDDQTAKARYAEVHQHYLGLRAAEARLLAEQRGSSKMALHPDLASDPDKTLVGELVKTQQELLDSRLTIMRLLRTQLGGMKRLADEGFAPLSQQRELEIKVAQFRADSATQLAQVQNEVKADAEQSKALAQELADTRVTSPADGQVVGLQVQTVGAVIQPGQKLMDIVPFGEPLLVEAKIAPHLIDKVRSGLTVDLHFTAFAHAPQMVIPGKVESVSGDLLTESPSGAQPAVSYYLARIAVTPEGMKELGRHKIQAGMPVLAVIKTGERSMLTYILHPLMQRMAASLKEE; this is encoded by the coding sequence ATGAGTATTGGTTCACTATTCAAGCGAAAAACAAGCGATCCCGAACCTGAGCCGCGCGAGGGTCTCAAGCCCAGGCACACCGACACCCGCAGCCCGGTCAAGATCGGCATCTGGATTCTCGTGATCGGATTCGGTGGCTTCATCCTCTGGGCATCGCTCGCGCCGCTCGACGAGGGGGTACCGTGCCAGGGGCTGGTGAGCATCGCCACCAAGCGCAAGGTGGTTCAGCACCGCTTCGGCGGCACCGTGACCGAGGTGCTGGCGCAGGAGGGGCAGAAGGTCGCCAAAGACGACCTCCTGATGGTGCTCGACGACCAGACCGCCAAGGCCCGTTACGCCGAGGTGCACCAGCACTATCTCGGCCTTCGCGCCGCCGAGGCGCGGCTGCTGGCCGAACAGCGCGGCTCTTCGAAGATGGCGCTGCATCCCGATCTCGCATCCGACCCCGACAAGACGCTGGTCGGCGAGTTGGTCAAAACGCAGCAGGAGCTGCTCGACTCGCGTCTGACGATCATGCGGCTCTTGCGCACGCAGCTTGGCGGCATGAAGCGGCTTGCCGACGAGGGATTCGCGCCGCTGAGCCAGCAGCGGGAGCTCGAAATCAAGGTGGCGCAGTTCCGCGCCGACAGCGCCACGCAGCTCGCTCAGGTGCAGAACGAGGTAAAAGCCGACGCCGAGCAGTCCAAAGCGCTGGCCCAGGAGCTTGCCGACACCCGCGTCACCTCTCCGGCGGACGGGCAGGTGGTCGGGCTTCAGGTGCAAACTGTCGGCGCGGTGATCCAGCCGGGCCAGAAGCTGATGGATATTGTGCCCTTCGGTGAACCGCTGCTCGTCGAGGCCAAGATCGCGCCCCATCTCATCGACAAGGTTCGCTCCGGCCTGACGGTCGATCTGCACTTCACCGCCTTCGCGCATGCGCCGCAGATGGTCATTCCCGGCAAGGTCGAGTCAGTTTCGGGCGACTTGCTGACCGAATCGCCCTCGGGAGCCCAGCCCGCCGTCTCCTATTATCTGGCCCGCATCGCCGTCACCCCCGAAGGGATGAAGGAGCTTGGCCGCCACAAGATTCAGGCTGGCATGCCGGTGCTGGCGGTCATCAAGACCGGCGAGCGTTCGATGCTGACCTACATTTTGCACCCGCTGATGCAGCGCATGGCGGCTTCGCTCAAGGAGGAGTGA
- a CDS encoding TolC family outer membrane protein, protein MNEQRNNSRPPKSSKPGRFTLRVLSVAMLLFPSPTFAESLGLRKAYDLAVRYDARYLAAGADASIAREEVAKARAAFLPNIKASTSRGRNQTDHATALGENPTVWYNTLSHSLSLRQPLFNLGSIASYKQSKAVRAKSEALLQSEHLSLMARTVEQFCNALFAEENIAFTEAQLKAFSEQLEQSKKRYANGFGTITEINEAQASYDLALADQADAMAGLEFSRRELERTTGVYAESLHRLDPARLSLDRPEPRDVETWVEMAREQSGKIRAARQEVEIARKEIDKNKAAKYPQLDLWAGRSYSVSENNYTIGSTYDTWSVSLQLSVPVYTGGLTSASIRQAFARRRKASEELSLQERASLADVRKYYNAQLNSIVQVRAYEQAVKSGEIALEGTRKGFMAGFRTNAEVLDATRKLFETRRSLARARYQYILNRLMLRDAAGVLGEADLDEIDRFFASSGS, encoded by the coding sequence ATGAACGAACAGCGAAATAATTCCCGTCCGCCCAAAAGCAGCAAGCCTGGCAGGTTCACGCTCAGAGTGCTGTCGGTCGCGATGCTGCTTTTTCCATCGCCCACCTTCGCCGAATCGCTTGGCCTGAGGAAGGCGTACGATCTGGCGGTGCGCTATGACGCGCGGTATCTGGCAGCCGGAGCCGACGCGAGCATCGCCAGAGAGGAGGTCGCCAAGGCCAGGGCGGCGTTCCTGCCCAACATCAAGGCCTCGACCTCGCGCGGACGGAACCAGACCGACCATGCGACCGCCCTTGGCGAGAATCCGACCGTCTGGTACAACACGCTGAGCCACAGCCTTTCGCTCCGGCAGCCGCTCTTCAACCTCGGAAGCATCGCCAGTTACAAGCAGTCGAAAGCGGTCAGGGCCAAGAGCGAAGCGCTGTTGCAGAGCGAACACCTGTCGCTGATGGCCCGCACCGTCGAGCAGTTCTGCAACGCGCTCTTCGCGGAAGAGAATATCGCCTTCACCGAAGCGCAGCTCAAGGCGTTCAGCGAGCAGCTCGAACAGTCGAAAAAGCGATACGCGAACGGATTCGGCACCATCACCGAGATCAACGAGGCGCAGGCGAGCTACGACCTGGCGCTCGCCGACCAGGCCGATGCCATGGCCGGTCTGGAGTTCAGCCGCCGCGAACTCGAACGCACCACCGGCGTCTATGCCGAGAGTCTCCACAGGCTCGATCCCGCCCGTTTGTCCCTCGACAGGCCTGAGCCGCGCGATGTCGAGACGTGGGTCGAAATGGCCAGGGAGCAGAGCGGCAAAATCAGGGCGGCGCGGCAGGAGGTCGAAATCGCCCGCAAGGAGATCGACAAGAACAAAGCTGCAAAATATCCGCAACTCGACCTCTGGGCTGGGCGGAGCTACTCGGTGAGCGAGAACAACTACACCATCGGCTCCACCTACGACACCTGGTCGGTCAGCCTGCAACTGAGCGTGCCGGTCTATACCGGAGGCTTGACGAGCGCCTCGATCCGGCAGGCTTTCGCGCGGCGACGCAAGGCCAGCGAGGAGCTGAGCCTTCAGGAGCGCGCCTCCCTTGCCGATGTGCGGAAATATTACAATGCGCAGCTCAACAGCATCGTTCAGGTGCGTGCTTACGAGCAGGCGGTCAAGTCTGGCGAAATCGCGCTCGAAGGCACCCGTAAAGGATTCATGGCCGGGTTCCGCACCAACGCCGAGGTGCTCGACGCCACCCGGAAGCTCTTCGAGACGCGCCGCAGCCTGGCCAGGGCGCGATACCAGTACATCCTGAACCGTCTCATGCTCCGGGATGCCGCCGGAGTGCTGGGCGAAGCCGACCTGGACGAGATCGACCGCTTCTTCGCCTCCAGCGGCTCCTGA
- a CDS encoding type I secretion system permease/ATPase gives MTPGSFFDRSELTRHLWSFRKEFLWVGFFSMIANLLLLTPTLYMLQLYDRVLKGRSELTLIVVTLLMVLFYAIMVVAEWLRSRLLVRGGVKMDEAMNAIVFNASFAKNLKRAGANPAEAIGDLTVIRQFLTGNGIFAFFDTPWTPIYIAVIFLLHPFLGWISMLFCVIQLVVAWSSHKTTVDDIERASKAGGESNAWFSSKLRNIEPVHAMGMSGSLRQRWLDLHERSLAENGHAQHKQQRQQAISKFIRYTMQSLTLGAGALMVIDGKMTIGGMIAANVLMSRALQPLDLLIVAWKPFIQARDAFFRLERLFSDFPELAAKPSRLAPQGDVRIDSLVATAPGRAEPILQGLDASFAAGTVTAIIGPSGSGKSTLARCLVGAWPDASGGVLYDEEPIQSWNSEELGSHIGYLPQDIELFEGTIAENISRFGEADPARVIEAAERTGIHEAILRFPNGYNSQIGESGALLSGGQRQRVGLARAMYGNPSVLVLDEPNSNLDDAGERALSQAVGQLKQSGKTVFLITHRHNILSVADRILALRDGRIEHFGPREGVLDVMRAQDAARNGNGHASANQNGQGKQNGQ, from the coding sequence ATGACGCCGGGATCGTTTTTCGACAGGAGCGAACTGACCCGCCATTTGTGGTCGTTCCGCAAGGAGTTTCTCTGGGTGGGCTTTTTCAGCATGATCGCCAATCTCCTGCTGCTGACGCCAACGCTCTACATGCTGCAACTCTACGACCGCGTGCTCAAGGGGCGCAGCGAGCTGACGCTCATCGTGGTGACGCTGCTCATGGTGCTCTTCTACGCCATCATGGTGGTTGCCGAGTGGCTGCGTTCCCGGCTGCTGGTGCGCGGCGGGGTGAAGATGGACGAGGCGATGAACGCCATCGTCTTCAACGCCAGCTTCGCCAAAAACCTCAAGCGGGCGGGCGCGAACCCCGCCGAGGCAATCGGCGACCTGACCGTGATCCGCCAGTTCCTCACGGGCAACGGCATCTTCGCCTTTTTCGACACCCCCTGGACGCCCATCTATATCGCGGTCATTTTCCTGCTGCATCCCTTCCTCGGCTGGATTTCGATGCTGTTTTGCGTCATCCAGCTCGTTGTCGCCTGGTCCAGCCACAAGACCACCGTCGATGACATCGAGCGGGCGAGCAAGGCTGGCGGCGAGAGCAACGCCTGGTTTTCGAGCAAGTTGCGCAATATAGAGCCGGTGCACGCGATGGGCATGAGCGGCAGCTTGCGCCAGCGCTGGCTCGACCTGCACGAACGCTCTCTCGCCGAGAACGGCCACGCGCAACACAAGCAGCAACGGCAGCAGGCGATCTCGAAATTCATCCGTTACACCATGCAGTCGCTCACGCTGGGCGCGGGCGCGCTGATGGTGATCGACGGGAAGATGACCATTGGCGGCATGATCGCGGCCAACGTGCTCATGTCCCGCGCATTGCAGCCGCTCGATCTCCTGATCGTCGCGTGGAAACCCTTCATACAGGCGCGTGACGCCTTTTTCCGGCTGGAGAGGCTTTTTTCCGATTTTCCCGAATTGGCGGCCAAACCATCACGCCTCGCGCCGCAGGGCGATGTGCGGATCGACAGTCTCGTGGCCACCGCGCCGGGAAGGGCGGAGCCGATTCTCCAAGGCCTCGACGCCTCGTTTGCCGCAGGAACCGTCACGGCGATCATCGGCCCGTCGGGGTCGGGCAAGTCCACGCTGGCCCGTTGCCTGGTCGGCGCGTGGCCCGATGCTTCGGGCGGCGTGCTCTATGACGAGGAGCCGATACAGAGCTGGAACAGCGAGGAGCTTGGTTCGCACATCGGCTACTTGCCGCAGGACATCGAGCTGTTCGAGGGCACCATCGCCGAGAACATCTCCCGCTTCGGCGAGGCCGATCCGGCCAGGGTTATCGAAGCCGCCGAGCGCACCGGCATTCACGAGGCGATCCTGCGCTTTCCGAACGGCTACAACTCGCAGATCGGCGAGTCGGGAGCGCTGCTCTCCGGCGGCCAGCGCCAGCGCGTCGGCCTGGCCCGCGCGATGTATGGCAATCCCTCGGTGCTCGTGCTCGACGAGCCGAACTCCAATCTCGACGACGCCGGTGAGCGGGCGCTGTCGCAAGCGGTCGGCCAGCTCAAACAGTCGGGCAAGACCGTCTTTCTCATCACTCACCGGCACAACATTCTTAGCGTGGCGGACAGAATTCTTGCGCTCCGGGATGGCCGGATCGAGCACTTCGGCCCTCGCGAAGGGGTGCTCGACGTGATGCGCGCCCAAGATGCGGCGAGGAACGGAAACGGGCATGCTTCTGCAAATCAAAACGGACAAGGAAAACAGAACGGACAATGA
- a CDS encoding type I secretion system permease/ATPase, with the protein MVQPEKKSEVREVLYSLSPWIIRVLLFSIVTNILVLAPSGYMLEVYDRVVNSRNHQTLLMLTLLVVGLYIMLEALEWVRSGVMREAASAFDERLRRRVFDTAFAARLKNLPVGNAAQMTGDLRTIREAIGAHVTLSFMDAPLALLVLVILFLMHPLLGWFSVIGAVIQVVIGVINERRIKEPMMLASRGSTASQMYAGSVLRNAQVIRSMGMLGNMRTRWLAKQREFLASQADASDTAGANASLSKLVQSLLGSSLLGIGCWLTLEGNLGGSGMIVGSILGGKVLSPLVQIIANWRQVESAREAFARLDGMLKAFPAEEKKMPLPPPKGALSVEGVIAGAPGSQAQILKGIAFRVAPGDSLAVVGPSASGKTTLARLLTGVWSPMSGKVRLDGSDIYSWNKEELGPHVGYLPQAVELFDGTIAENVARFGAPDPQKVQEACRMVGLEAFIATLPDGYDTPVGDDGAFLSGGQRQRVALARAIYGMPRFVVLDEPNSNLDNDGDAALIGTLRELKAAGTTVIVMTHRMNVLSVVEYMLVLIDGQIKQFGPRDQVLSALRGEQPPKPSSASKPQPQPPKGVSLEPVKGGQP; encoded by the coding sequence ATGGTTCAACCCGAAAAGAAATCCGAAGTTCGAGAAGTTCTTTACTCCCTCAGCCCGTGGATTATCCGGGTGCTCCTGTTCAGTATCGTCACCAATATCCTCGTCCTCGCGCCGAGCGGTTACATGCTCGAAGTGTACGACAGGGTCGTTAACAGCCGCAACCACCAGACGCTCCTGATGCTGACCCTGCTCGTCGTGGGCCTCTACATCATGCTCGAAGCGCTCGAATGGGTGCGCTCCGGCGTCATGCGCGAGGCGGCCAGCGCATTCGACGAGCGGTTGCGCAGGCGCGTGTTCGATACCGCCTTCGCTGCCCGCCTGAAAAACCTCCCCGTCGGCAACGCCGCCCAGATGACCGGCGACCTCAGAACCATCCGGGAGGCTATCGGCGCCCATGTCACGCTCTCCTTCATGGACGCGCCCCTCGCCCTTCTGGTGCTGGTCATTCTTTTTCTCATGCATCCGCTGCTTGGCTGGTTCTCGGTCATCGGCGCGGTGATCCAGGTGGTCATCGGCGTAATCAACGAACGACGCATCAAGGAGCCGATGATGCTGGCCAGCCGCGGCTCGACCGCCTCGCAGATGTACGCGGGCAGCGTGCTGCGCAACGCGCAGGTGATCCGCTCGATGGGGATGCTCGGCAACATGCGCACTCGCTGGCTCGCAAAGCAGCGCGAGTTCCTCGCCAGCCAGGCCGATGCCTCCGACACGGCGGGCGCTAACGCCTCGCTTTCGAAGCTGGTGCAGTCGCTGCTCGGCTCCTCGCTGCTCGGCATCGGTTGCTGGCTGACGCTGGAGGGAAATCTCGGCGGTTCGGGTATGATTGTCGGCTCTATTCTTGGCGGCAAGGTGCTCAGTCCGCTGGTACAGATCATCGCCAACTGGCGTCAGGTCGAAAGCGCGCGCGAGGCGTTCGCTCGACTCGACGGCATGTTGAAGGCCTTTCCCGCCGAAGAGAAGAAGATGCCGTTGCCTCCTCCGAAGGGAGCGCTTTCGGTGGAGGGGGTCATTGCCGGAGCGCCGGGCAGCCAGGCGCAGATTCTCAAAGGCATCGCCTTCCGGGTCGCGCCCGGCGATTCGCTGGCCGTGGTCGGGCCGTCGGCATCCGGCAAAACCACGCTCGCCCGCCTGCTCACCGGCGTCTGGTCGCCAATGAGCGGCAAGGTGCGCCTCGATGGCAGCGACATCTACTCGTGGAACAAGGAGGAGCTTGGGCCGCACGTCGGATACCTGCCGCAGGCGGTGGAGCTGTTCGACGGCACGATTGCCGAAAATGTCGCCCGCTTCGGCGCTCCCGATCCGCAAAAGGTGCAGGAGGCCTGCCGAATGGTCGGTCTCGAAGCGTTCATCGCCACGCTTCCCGACGGCTACGACACGCCGGTCGGCGACGACGGGGCTTTTCTCTCCGGCGGCCAGCGGCAGCGCGTGGCGCTCGCCCGCGCGATCTACGGAATGCCGCGCTTCGTGGTGCTCGACGAGCCCAACTCCAACCTCGACAATGACGGCGACGCGGCGCTCATCGGCACGCTCCGCGAACTCAAGGCCGCAGGCACGACCGTGATCGTCATGACCCATCGCATGAACGTGCTCTCCGTCGTGGAGTACATGCTGGTGCTTATCGACGGGCAGATCAAGCAGTTCGGCCCCCGAGACCAGGTGCTCTCGGCGCTCCGGGGAGAGCAGCCGCCAAAGCCGTCGTCGGCATCGAAACCGCAGCCTCAGCCGCCAAAAGGGGTCTCGCTCGAACCCGTCAAAGGGGGGCAGCCATGA